The following proteins come from a genomic window of Gopherus flavomarginatus isolate rGopFla2 chromosome 22, rGopFla2.mat.asm, whole genome shotgun sequence:
- the LOC127039292 gene encoding probable methyltransferase-like protein 24, producing MDPQGTGGFGHVARAQHGSTGHGWVWARGPGAAWNRSGHEGVWAVSEQVRSGSRSSPRAPAEAGSRRGLGARAQECSRRAGSGDCAAPPQPPLLRGRSRPGLQVEEPAAAAGAMGGGSALRLLLLGCWVLSLGQILLRCGRPGDEPGPFTIITIRGGPAPGSAAPRHEGTGAPAGGRSPGSLQRYQDENENLGQPKTQQAVALQPWADGSKSLQSEAERFLTYISTPQLPCSRALSQAGLQDFTASTAGAWRVCLDHMPTGSLKLQQERCLVYTFSMVKRGFEFSQRMSEMQCQVHSFGLTPYKQTDLWQKGQVQHHALWLDWHERRPVISLQRRRSPSKRLNQIMQDFGHKKIDVLEADLASAEWKILESILVDGTVAAVHQLILAIHLHWPGFEVSGSEAAVVRYWYSLLKALEARGFRLFHSFKDLQKPQLFLHKELFNASSSYTLSWVNTYWMF from the exons ATGGATCCACAGGGCACGGGTGGGTTTGGGCACGTGGCCCGGGCGCAGCATGGATCCACAGGGCACGGGTGGGTTTGGGCACGTGGCCCGGGCGCAGCATGGAACCGCAGCGGGCACGAGGGAGTCTGGGCAGTGTCCGAGCAGGTCCGGTCCGGGTCCCGGAGCTCGCCGCGGGCTCCGGCGGAGGCAGGGTCGCGGCGGGGCCTGGGAGCCCGAGCCCAGGAATGCAGCCGCCGGGCGGGGAGCGGGGACTgcgctgcccctccccagccgcccctcctccggggccGGTCCCGGCCGGGGCTGCAGGTGGAGGAGCCGGCGGCTGCGGCGGGAGCCATGGGAGGCGGCTCGGctctgcggctgctgctgctgggctgctgggtgctgagcctggggcagatcCTGCTGCGCTGCGGCCGCCCGGGCGACGAGCCGGGGCCCTTCACCATCATCACCATCCGCGGGGGGCCCGCCCCGGGCAGCGCCGCCCCCCGCCACGAGGGGACGGGAGCCCCGGCCGGGGGGCGCAGCCCGGGCTCCCTGCAGCGCTACCAGGACGAGAACGAGAACCTCGGCCAGCCC AAAACCCAGCAGGCGGtggccctgcagccctgggccgATGGCAGCAAGTCGCTCCAAAGCGAAGCCGAGCGGTTCCTTACGTACATCAGCACCCCCCAG CTGCCCTGCTCCCGAGCtctgagccaggctgggctccagGATTTCACAGCCAGCACTGCCGGGGCATGGCGAGTTTGCCTGGATCACATGCCCACCGGGTCGCTGAAGCTGCAGCAGGAGAGGTGCCTGGTTTATACCTTCAG CATGGTCAAAAGGGGTTTTGAGTTCAGCCAGCGGATGAGTGAAATGCAGTGCCAGGTGCACAGCTTTGGCCTGACCCCCTACAAGCAGACCGACCTCTGGCAGAAAGGACAGGTGCAGCACCATGCGCTGTGGCTGGACTGGCATGAGCGACGCCCAGTCATCTCCTTGCAGAGACGGAGGAGCCCTTCCAAGAGGCTGAATCAGATCATGCAGGACTTTGGCCACAAGAAG ATCGACGTGTTGGAGGCGGACTTGGCCAGCGCCGAGTGGAAGATTTTGGAGAGTATCCTTGTGGATGGCACCGTGGCCGCAGTGCACCAGCTGATCCTCGCCATCCACCTCCACTGGCCCGGctttgaggtcagtgggagcgAGGCAGCCGTGGTGCGGTACTGGTACAGCCTGCTGAAGGCACTAGAGGCCAGAGGGTTTCGCCTGTTCCATAGCTTCAAGGATCTGCAGAAGCCACAGCTCTTTCTGCACAAAGAACTCTTCAATGCCAGCAGCTCCTACACCCTGAGCTGGGTCAACACCTACTGGATGTTCTGA